The Thermotoga neapolitana DSM 4359 sequence TCTGATACTCCCCATCAGGGAAAAGAGCGTGACGATCATAAGGGTGGTGGTGACACCCTCAAGTGCTTTCATCAACCTTTTCCTTTGAAGTTTCAAAAATCTTCCAAGGAAAATGGCAAAAGAGAGCACCAGAATCGGCGCTCCAAGGAAAGCGAGCGTGTTCAACACGGCTCCGGTCAATCCGAAGAATTTGTATCCCGTGTAGGTGGCAAGGTTTATCGCCACAGGCCCTGGTGTCATTTGAGCGATTGAGATGGCCTGAGAAAATTCTTCAAGGGTGAGAAATCCTCGAGAGACAAGCTCTTCCTTCAAAACACCAACAATTGCCCATCCGCCACCAAAGGAAAGAAATCCCACCTTAAGAAAGACAAACGCAAGATTCCACAAGATTCATTCCTCCTTCAGGTAGAGTAAAAAGGCAAGCAAGACGATCATCGGTATAACGAGAAAACTCTGGAAAATCAGAAGAAGAGCAGAAATACCCACAAGGGAAAATCTGTACAGATCCCAGCGCTGATTCTTCACAAGTCTGAAAAGAACACTTCCCACAAGCCCAACGATGGCAACGTATGCCCCTCTCAGAAAACTTCGAACGTAACTTACTCCTGAAAAAGACCGTATTATTTCTGTTACAGCAACGATGGCAAAAAACGGTGGTAGAACAACAGCCACTCCGGATGCAACCGCACCGGGCAGTCCCGAAAGTTTTCTTCCAACCAGAATGGCCGTGTTGAAGGCTATAGGACCTGGTATCACCTGTGCCGTACTGACTATCCGGAAAAACTCCTTCTCCGTCAGAAGGCCGGATTTTTCCAGTTCCCATTTCATCACGGGAATCATCGCGTATCCTCCACCTATCGTCAGGGTGGATATTCTGAGGAACAGAAAGAAAAGCCTTACAACCAAATTTCCCACCTCCAGATTCGATTTTAGTTCAACGCAAATTTCCTTCGGGTTAAATTTGTATATGATTTAATAGAATCAAAAGAGTCGGGAGGGGATGGATTTGGTACTTGTGGTGGACTATGGGTCACAGTACTCTCGATTGATAACAAGAAGAATCAGAGAAAACGAGGTTTACTCCGAGGTGGTCTTTCCAGATGATCCTGTGGATCTCTCCAAGGTGGACGCGGTGGTCCTCTCGGGCGGTCCAAAGAGTGTCTATGAGGAAGGCGCTCCAGGACTTCCAGAGTGGTTTCGCGAGTACAGAGGGCCTGTTCTTGCCATCTGCTATGGAATGCAGTTGATCGTGAAAGAGTTCGGTGGAGAAGTGAAGAGAGGAAGAGGAGAGTACGGAAGAACCCTAGTGGAACTCTCAGAGGATCCTCTCTTTGAAGGGATCCCGGACAGAATCCATGTGTGGATGAGTCACGGTGACGAGGTGGTGAAACTCCCGGAGGGATTCCACCCGATCGCTGTGTCCGAAACGGGTGTGATCGCCGCTGCCACAGATGGAAAAAGGTTCTGGCTGCTCCAGTTCCACCCGGAAGTGCACCACACCGAGTACGGTGATCGTATGATTTCCAACTTCCTCTTCAATGTGTGTAAGCTTGAGAAAAACTGGAAGATAGGAGACCTCGTGGAAGAGAAAATAAGACACATCAAAGAGACCATAGGGAACAAAAAAGCGATCCTCGCGCTTTCTGGAGGGGTAGATTCTTCCGTTGCAGCGGTCCTCGTGCACAGAGCGATAGGAAAGAACCTCGTGTGTGTCTTCGTGGACCACGGCCTTCTCAGAAAGAACGAGCGAGAAGAAGTGGAGAGAGTCTTCAAGGAACACTTCGACATGAATCTGGTTGTTGTGGATGCCAGGAAGAGATTTCTCGAAAAACTCAGAGGAGTCACGGATCCGGAGAAGAAGAGGAAGATCATAGGAGAAGAATTCATACGAGTGTTCGAAGAGGAAGCGAAAAAACACGATGTGGAATTTCTTGTTCAGGGAACGATCTATTCAGACGTCATAGAAAGCGCCGCATCCGGAAAGACGACTGCGAAGATAAAGAGCCACCACAACGTGGGCGGTCTTCCAGAGAAGATGAACCTGAAACTGGTAGAACCCCTCAGAGACCTCTTCAAAGACGAGGTGAGAAAAGTAGGAAAGTATCTCGGCATACCGGACAGGATCATAAACAGGCATCCGTTCCCTGGCCCTGGACTCGCCGTGAGGGTGCTGGGAGAGGTCACGGAAGAAAAGCTCGAAATCCTGAGAGAAGCGGACTACATATTCATAGAAACTCTCAGAAAGCATGACTACTACGATAAAGTGTGGCAGGCGTTTGCGGTTCTTCTTCCTATAAAAAGCGTAGGCGTGAAGGGTGACGCGAGGGCGTATGAGTACGTGGTGGCGCTTCGAGCCGTGAACAGCGTGGAGGGGATGACCGCAGACTGGTCCAGAATTCCGCATGATATACTGGACGAGGCATCAAGAAGGATCACAAGAGAAGTGAAAGGTGTCGGCAGAGTGGTCTACGATATAACTTCAAAACCGCCTGCAACCATAGAGTGGGAGTGAGAACTTGGAAGAACTGCTGAAAGAACTCGAAAGGATACGAGAAGAAGCAAAACCGCTCGTTGAACAGCGGTTCGAAGAGTTCAAAAGATTGGGCGAAGAAGGAACAGAAGAGGATCTCTTCTGTGAACTCTCTTTCTGTGTTCTCACAGCCAACTGGAGTGCGGAAGGTGGAATTAGAGCGCAGAAAGAAATCGGAAAGGGTTTTGTGCATCTTCCCCTTGAGGAACTCGCGGAAAAACTGAGAGAGGTTGGACACAGGTATCCTCAAAAGAGAGCCGAGTTCATAGTAGAAAACAGAAAACTGCTGGGAAAGTTGAAGAACCTTGTGAAGGGTGATCCTTTTCAATCCAGAGAGTTCCTAGTAAGAAACGCAAAGGGGATCGGCTGGAAAGAGGCGAGCCACTTTCTCAGAAACACCGGTGTGGAAGACCTCGCCATTTTGGATAAACACGTTCTGAGACTCATGAAAAGACACGGCCTGATTCAGGAGATACCAAAAGGATGGAGTAAGAAAAGATATCTCTACGTGGAAGAGATCCTCAGAAAAGTCGCCGAAGCGTTTGGAGAATCTCCCGGGAAGTTCGATCTCTACCTGTGGTACCTTGTGAAGGGGAAGGTGGATAAATAGGAGGTGATGGAGTGCGAAAATACGTGTGGATAGTCGTTTTCATCGTGCTGGGAATCTACTTTCTCACCGGTGTGTATCAGGTAGGACCCTCCGAAGTCGCCCTCCTCAAGACTTTTGGAAGATTCACCTCGGTCGTTCCTTCAGGAATCCACTACCACCTGCCGTATCCGATTCAGTCTCATGTGACCGTCGACGTCACAACTGTGAGAAAGATCGAAATAGGATTCAGAAGCATTCAACGAGGGGAGAGGATCTCTTACCAGTCGGTTCCTCAAGAAGCCATAATGATCACCGGTGACAACAACCTCGTGAGTGTCGAAGCGGTGGTGCAGTACAGGGTCAAAGACCCGGTAGCATTCGCTTTCAACATCACGGAAGCGGATTCGATCGTGAGGTTCACAACAGAATCTGTTCTTCGAGAAAAGGTAGCCATGCGAAGCATCGATGATGTCCTCACCACCGGAAGAGACGAGATAGGTTTTGAAACAGCCCGTATGCTCCAGCAGATTCTCGACTCTTACAACTGCGGTGTGAAGGTGGAGAACGTTTATCTTCAGGAAGTAGTTCCTCCGGATCCAGTGGTGGATGCCTTCGACGATGTGAACAACGCTCGTCAGGACAAAGAACGTCTCATAAACGAGGCAAGAAAATACGCCAACGACGTTGTTCCAAAAGCCCAGGGACAGGCACAAGAGATACTGAGACAGGCAGAGGCCTACGCTCAGGAAGTTTATCTGAAAGCACTCGGCGAAGCGAAAAGATTCGAAGAGGTGCTGGAAGAATACTCAAAGGCTCCTGATATCACGAGAAAACGAATGCTCCTCGACGCTCTCCAATCTTTGCTTGAAAAATCCGAAAACAAGGTTTTCTTCGTGGGAAACGGTGATTCTCTGAACATTCTCAACATTTCCGACCTTCTGAAGGGGATGGGAAAATGAAAATCTGGATGATTTCTCTTCTGATCATTCTGATCGTGGTGGGTGCGATCCTTCTTTTCTCTTCTTTCTACGTCCTGGATCAGACACAGCAAGCGGTGGTTCTGAGGTTCGGAAAGATCGTCGCGGTGGAAACAGAACCTGGGCTTCACTTCAAGCAGCCGTTCGTTGATAATGTGGTGAGATTCGATAAAAGAATCCTCCTCTACGATATAGAACCAGAAAAGATCATAGCCGCCGACAAGAAAACGCTCGTGATAGACACGTACGTTCTCTGGAGGATAAAAGATGCGGAAGCGTTCATAAAATCACTGAAGAGCGTGAAGCTCGCTCTTCCAAGAATCGACGATGTGGTTTACTCACACGTGAGGAACATCTTCGCAAAAGCGAACTTCGACGAGATCATCTCCGAGAAGAGAGAAGACCTTTTGAGGGAAGTCACGGCTCTTTCAAGAGAAGATCTGAAGGACTTCGGCATAGAAGTGGTCGATGTGAGGGTGAAGCACGCCGACCTCCCCGCTGAGAACGAAAAGGCCGTGTACGAAAGAATGAAAGCGGAAAGATACAGCATCGCTGCACAGATCAGGGCTGAAGGTGAGAAAGAGGCAAGAAAGATACGTGCGGAAGCCGACAAAACAGCGAAGGTTCTGATCGCGGAAGCTCAAAGCAAAGCAGAGCAAATCAAGGGAACCGGAGAAGCAAGCGCGGTGAAGATCTACGCGGAGGTGTTTTCAAAAGACAAGGACTTCTACGAATTCTGGAGAACGATGGAGGTTTACAGATCCATCGAGAAAGGAATTCTCATAATTGGAGACGAACTCGATGCACTGAAATACCTCAAAACGAAGTAAGGGAGAGTTCCCTCACTTCATTTTCAGAAAGTTACTCACGCTGAAGAGCATTCTGAACATCCATATGTTGAACTTGTTTACCCTGTTCTTTCCGGGGCCGTAACCGAAATCTTTCACCGGTCTGAGAAATCTGTACCTCCCAGCGTTGTGAACGATGGGAATGAGCTCACCATTTTCGAGATAGAACTTCGAATCTTTCACGTAGAATTTTTCTCGGGCCGTTGAAGGAATGAAGTTGTACTTCGAAGGAAGTTCCACATGAGGGTTCTTGTAGATCACGTAGTTTCCAATGACAGTATCTCCACCCCAGACGTTTATGTTTTTCAGACGTCTCTCCATTGTTCTTGCGAGCTCGAGGAAACCTTCCCTTGGTGCTATTATCACACCCACGTTGAAGAGCTTTTTGTTTGAAAGAAAAGACTTTATCTCCTTTCCATTCACAAGGTCTTCTTCCTTCACCACGAGATCAATGGGTGGACTCAACTGCTCCACAACCGCTCGAAAAGCATCTCTGTGTTCCTCGAATAGGTGCGAGATGTCACTCTGGAAGATGATGTCTCCGCCATCACAAAACAGGATCTGATCGTACTCAGGATGATTCTCAAGAAAAATGGCAAGATTGATGAAACGCGTGTTGTTTATGAGTCCAGAACGCTCCACAGCCGGAAAGTTGATAACCTCTTTAGGAAGTCCTGTGAGACCGTAGTTTATGACGAGAACGTCCGTTTTGCTCAGATCCACATTTTCCTTCAGAGATCTGTACCAGTCGTTCACAAGGAAATCCTGTATCTTTTCATTGCCTGCTGTTGCTATGAGGTTCAAGAAAATCCCTCCTGAGTTTCTTTCTGAGATTTGCCATCTCTATCGCCACCATGGCTGCTTCAAAGCCCTTGTTTCCACTTTTTGCTCCTGCCCTGTTGAGTGCCTGCTCCAGGGTATCGGTGGTGAGAACACCGAACACGATTGGAACATCCGAATTCATATTGAACTGAGCCACCGCTTTGCCTATCTCGTTCGCCACCACGTTGAAGTGGTACGTCTCTCCC is a genomic window containing:
- the ribH gene encoding 6,7-dimethyl-8-ribityllumazine synthase, whose translation is MKVVQGDYRGEGLKIAVVVPRFNDLVTSKLLEGALDGLKRHGVSDENITVVRIPGSMEAIYTLKRLLDLGVHDAIIVLGAVIRGETYHFNVVANEIGKAVAQFNMNSDVPIVFGVLTTDTLEQALNRAGAKSGNKGFEAAMVAIEMANLRKKLRRDFLEPHSNSRQ
- the hflK gene encoding FtsH protease activity modulator HflK; the encoded protein is MRKYVWIVVFIVLGIYFLTGVYQVGPSEVALLKTFGRFTSVVPSGIHYHLPYPIQSHVTVDVTTVRKIEIGFRSIQRGERISYQSVPQEAIMITGDNNLVSVEAVVQYRVKDPVAFAFNITEADSIVRFTTESVLREKVAMRSIDDVLTTGRDEIGFETARMLQQILDSYNCGVKVENVYLQEVVPPDPVVDAFDDVNNARQDKERLINEARKYANDVVPKAQGQAQEILRQAEAYAQEVYLKALGEAKRFEEVLEEYSKAPDITRKRMLLDALQSLLEKSENKVFFVGNGDSLNILNISDLLKGMGK
- a CDS encoding chromate transporter, which gives rise to MVVRLFFLFLRISTLTIGGGYAMIPVMKWELEKSGLLTEKEFFRIVSTAQVIPGPIAFNTAILVGRKLSGLPGAVASGVAVVLPPFFAIVAVTEIIRSFSGVSYVRSFLRGAYVAIVGLVGSVLFRLVKNQRWDLYRFSLVGISALLLIFQSFLVIPMIVLLAFLLYLKEE
- a CDS encoding glycosyltransferase; amino-acid sequence: MNLIATAGNEKIQDFLVNDWYRSLKENVDLSKTDVLVINYGLTGLPKEVINFPAVERSGLINNTRFINLAIFLENHPEYDQILFCDGGDIIFQSDISHLFEEHRDAFRAVVEQLSPPIDLVVKEEDLVNGKEIKSFLSNKKLFNVGVIIAPREGFLELARTMERRLKNINVWGGDTVIGNYVIYKNPHVELPSKYNFIPSTAREKFYVKDSKFYLENGELIPIVHNAGRYRFLRPVKDFGYGPGKNRVNKFNIWMFRMLFSVSNFLKMK
- the hflC gene encoding protease modulator HflC, which translates into the protein MKIWMISLLIILIVVGAILLFSSFYVLDQTQQAVVLRFGKIVAVETEPGLHFKQPFVDNVVRFDKRILLYDIEPEKIIAADKKTLVIDTYVLWRIKDAEAFIKSLKSVKLALPRIDDVVYSHVRNIFAKANFDEIISEKREDLLREVTALSREDLKDFGIEVVDVRVKHADLPAENEKAVYERMKAERYSIAAQIRAEGEKEARKIRAEADKTAKVLIAEAQSKAEQIKGTGEASAVKIYAEVFSKDKDFYEFWRTMEVYRSIEKGILIIGDELDALKYLKTK
- a CDS encoding N-glycosylase/DNA lyase, which produces MEELLKELERIREEAKPLVEQRFEEFKRLGEEGTEEDLFCELSFCVLTANWSAEGGIRAQKEIGKGFVHLPLEELAEKLREVGHRYPQKRAEFIVENRKLLGKLKNLVKGDPFQSREFLVRNAKGIGWKEASHFLRNTGVEDLAILDKHVLRLMKRHGLIQEIPKGWSKKRYLYVEEILRKVAEAFGESPGKFDLYLWYLVKGKVDK
- a CDS encoding chromate transporter, with translation MWNLAFVFLKVGFLSFGGGWAIVGVLKEELVSRGFLTLEEFSQAISIAQMTPGPVAINLATYTGYKFFGLTGAVLNTLAFLGAPILVLSFAIFLGRFLKLQRKRLMKALEGVTTTLMIVTLFSLMGSIRSPIMIIFSVVAFLCSFTKVHPLVIIFGCGLVGALLRF
- the guaA gene encoding glutamine-hydrolyzing GMP synthase translates to MVLVVDYGSQYSRLITRRIRENEVYSEVVFPDDPVDLSKVDAVVLSGGPKSVYEEGAPGLPEWFREYRGPVLAICYGMQLIVKEFGGEVKRGRGEYGRTLVELSEDPLFEGIPDRIHVWMSHGDEVVKLPEGFHPIAVSETGVIAAATDGKRFWLLQFHPEVHHTEYGDRMISNFLFNVCKLEKNWKIGDLVEEKIRHIKETIGNKKAILALSGGVDSSVAAVLVHRAIGKNLVCVFVDHGLLRKNEREEVERVFKEHFDMNLVVVDARKRFLEKLRGVTDPEKKRKIIGEEFIRVFEEEAKKHDVEFLVQGTIYSDVIESAASGKTTAKIKSHHNVGGLPEKMNLKLVEPLRDLFKDEVRKVGKYLGIPDRIINRHPFPGPGLAVRVLGEVTEEKLEILREADYIFIETLRKHDYYDKVWQAFAVLLPIKSVGVKGDARAYEYVVALRAVNSVEGMTADWSRIPHDILDEASRRITREVKGVGRVVYDITSKPPATIEWE